A genomic stretch from Oncorhynchus tshawytscha isolate Ot180627B linkage group LG07, Otsh_v2.0, whole genome shotgun sequence includes:
- the LOC112255049 gene encoding protein APCDD1-like encodes MSGGRFSHLLRVLWQAVLVSGSKLWEVPTAPLGFSSNHTTSLEWEPQCQYRHLQDGVRITADIPPKLEGNWVSTRCEVRPGPEFLTRSYTFYPSHLFKALQHYYTDSGCEEPTYSLVVRGKLRLRQASWITRGATETEHHLHKVGIVIHSQGAMHRPAARLPSVCVGLTLGGMVPGHLYELYNAQAGRACLGALGFSMMELGLVRVETQHKPHGGLVQELFFGDVHTDWTKRTYYRPTGYQQPLQNAMHHIHPCPACALVFRASEQRPPVLPHVPALARPSLHGRWVSQRCEARPAVLFLTRDFTFRPDEHSWEGFYHHYSDPSCSQPTFTLQASGHYAQGDPSAKVAGGTEFVFKVTRVSVTILEGATARVLNETRPGSCGKVGGWEVGVEQDVTATDGCTVLGIKLPHKEYELFKTEMDYRRRPLLFIGERPTDGSSPDRPQKRPTSYQAPMVHCGEEDTPTSYHHTNQLKLAASGAKNLPWQPSFVLVLVSLLLLWYDGGTVHSV; translated from the exons CTGTGCTTGTGTCAGGGAGCAAGCTATGGGAGGTACCCACAGCCCCCTTAGGATTTTCCTCCAACCATACAACCAGCCTGGAATGGGAGCCACAGTGTCAGTATCGCCACTTGCAGGATGGCGTCAGAATCACAGCCGACATTCCCCCAAAACTGGAGGGCAACTGGGTGTCAACCAG ATGTGAAGTTCGGCCTGGTCCTGAGTTTCTGACCCGGTCCTACACCTTCTACCCGAGCCACCTGTTCAAGGCACTGCAGCACTATTACACTGACAGTGGGTGCGAGGAGCCCACCTACTCTCTGGTGGTACGGGGCAAGCTCCGTCTACGCCAGGCGTCCTGGATCACCCGGGGTGCCACCGAGACAGAACACCACCTTCACAAAGTGGGCATCGTCATCCACAGCCAAGGCGCCATGCACAGGCCGGCCGCCCGTctaccctctgtgtgtgtgggcctcACCCTGGGCGGCATGGTGCCCGGGCACCTGTATGAGCTGTATAACGCCCAGGCAGGAAGGGCCTGTCTGGGTGCTCTGGGGTTCTCAATGATGGAACTGGGCTTGGTGAGAGTTGAGACCCAGCATAAGCCCCATGGAGGTCTGGTTCAGGAGCTCTTCTTTGGGGACGTGCACACGGACTGGACAAAGAGGACGTACTATCGACCAACGGGTTACCAGCAACCATTGCAGAATGCTATG CACCACATCCACCCCTGCCCGGCGTGCGCCCTGGTCTTCCGGGCCTCAGAACAACGCCCCCCGGTGTTGCCCCATGTCCCTGCGTTGGCCCGTCCATCTCTGCACGGCCGCTGGGTGAGCCAACGCTGTGAAGCCCGGCCTGCCGTCCTCTTCCTCACCCGAGACTTCACCTTCCGCCCAGATGAGCACTCCTGGGAAGGCTTCTACCACCACTACTCGGACCCCTCCTGCAGCCAGCCGACCTTCACCCTGCAGGCCTCGGGCCACTATGCTCAGGGAGACCCCTCGGCCAAAGTGGCGGGAGGCACCGAGTTTGTCTTCAAGGTGACCCGGGTCAGTGTCACCATCCTTGAGGGGGCCACGGCCAGGGTGCTCAACGAGACCCGGCCAGGAAGCTGCGGGAAGGTGGGGGGctgggaggtgggggtggagcaAGACGTGACCGCCACGGATGGGTGTACCGTCTTGGGAATCAAGCTGCCACACAAGGAGTACGAGCTGTTCAAGACGGAGATGGACTATCGACGGCGCCCTCTGCTGTTCATAGGGGAGAGGCCGACGGATGGCTCCAGCCCCGACCGTCCCCAGAAGAGGCCCACATCTTACCAGGCCCCCATGGTGCATTGTGGCGAGGAGGACACCCCCACGTCGTATCACCACACCAACCAGCTCAAGCTAGCAGCTAGTGGAGCCAAGAACCTACCATGGCAACCAAGCTTTGTCCTAGTGCTGGTCTCTTTACTGCTGCTTTGGTACGATGGAGGAACTGTTCACAGTGTATGA